DNA from Spirochaetota bacterium:
TTTCCTGGTATTCTTTTTTATTGCACGATATGACCATGAATGCCAGAATAAACAGGACATAGACATAGTTTTTCATCGTCCGTTCCTTGTTGTTCAATGTATTTTTACAACTGTTAATATCATATTTAAAGCAGTACTATCCCTAATTATCCGCTGATTTTTTTTAGCGCCTTCGTCTTCCAGCGGTAGTACACAAGTCCCGTGGACATCAGGATCAGGCCAAGAAGAGAAGGCACCGGGGCGGTTATCAGGGTTACGACTAGATAGAGCAGCAGAAGCAGGAGCACGGCAAAGATGCTGTACGGATAAAGCCACGCTTTATAGGGCCGCAGCGCATCGGGATATTTCTTCCTGAATATGACCAGAGAATAAATGGTCATGATATTAAAAATGGTCCCCGTTGCTGAAAAGAAGGCGATGATCGTTTCGTAGGACGCGCTGGACCGGATGTCAAACAGGAGATACACGGAAAGCATCCCGAGAAGTATAACCGACGCCCACGCGGCCTGTGCCAGCAGCGAATTATTGGGCGTCCGGTACCGCTCATGGAGTATGCCGAGCTTTGTGAAGAACAGGTCATCCCGCGCCATGGCCTGCCAGGTCCTCGCCTTGCACAGGATCTGGGTGCTCACATTGCCGAAGGTCGACGCCATGACCGCAAGGGAGATCAGGATGCCCCCGGCCCCGCCGAGGGCCGCCTTCATGGCCTCCGCGGCTATGCCATGGGTTTCGGCGATGACCCTGACCGGAAGCTGATAGATATAGGCTGCATTGGTTCCGAGAAAGAGGACCATGACGCCGGCAATGCCCAGTAAAAGCGACAGTGGAAGGTTTCTTCTGGGATTTTTCACTTCCTCCGCGATATAGGTGGCACCCTCCCACCCGCTGAAGGCGAAAAATGAAAGCCGCAGCGCCGCCCCGACGGCCAGCACCGTGGCCCACGAAAAGCCTTCTGGCAGAAACGGTGACGTGAAATGTCCGATGCTTCCGCTGGTCGTGAAGGAAACGCCGATTATGACGCAGATTGCCGTGATCTTCACGGCGCTGAAAATATTTTGAAAAACGCCGCTCACAAACACCCCGAAGAGGTTGATGGCAGTCAGGATCCAGATGATCGACAGGGCAATTAAGATCTCAGTAACATGGCCGTAGGGCACATGAAACAGAATCTTCCATATTTCATTCAGATACTCGGCGAACACCAGGGCCACGGCGGCTATTGCTCCTGTTTCAGACACAAAAAACATCGCCCAGCCACGCAGGAACGCCCACACCGGGCCATAGGCTGCCTTGAGATATACATAGGGACCCCCGGATCGGGGCATCATGGCCACCAGCTCGGCATAGCACACGGCATGAAATATCGTCACTATGCCCCCGATGATCCAGACCAGGGCAAAGAGGGAGGTGCATGAAACCAGGGCCATAATCGGTCCGGGAGTCCTGAAAATCCCTGACCCGATGATGCGTCCTATGACAATTGAAATGGACTCGACAAGACCGAGATCGCGTCTATAGTCTGTCTGCTCTTCAAAGATGCAGTCGTCAGAAATACACTTCTGTTCCATCAGGCTGATATCCACGATCCGGATTGTAGAGGATTTATTTAATTCGTACCGAGAGTATCTCGCCGATGTACATTCGGTGATAATCCTGGTTAGGATAATTCTCGGCTATAGAAGGATCAATAAAATTTTTCGGGTCAATATCCTGGAAGTAAATTATTTTACATTCAATAACCAGGCGGGCTTCCGAGAAATATACAGCCCCATTGGCTGTCTGAAGAGACGTGATGCCCGTCTCAGCCGGCTTATTGACGTCCCTTCCTGATTTCGCTCCGCAATATTTGAGAACATCCCGATATTTTTCATGAAAAAAGGAGAGTGTAAAAATTTTATTTTTTTCCAGGAATGTGTAGGTATATCTCTGAGGCCGGACGACGATATAGCACACGTTTTTATTCCAGAGCACACCCATGCCGCCCCACGACGCGG
Protein-coding regions in this window:
- a CDS encoding flavin reductase family protein, encoding MNDYFEIQPGKLNENVFSLLGNDWMLITAGTVDAFNTMTASWGGMGVLWNKNVCYIVVRPQRYTYTFLEKNKIFTLSFFHEKYRDVLKYCGAKSGRDVNKPAETGITSLQTANGAVYFSEARLVIECKIIYFQDIDPKNFIDPSIAENYPNQDYHRMYIGEILSVRIK
- a CDS encoding amino acid permease is translated as MEQKCISDDCIFEEQTDYRRDLGLVESISIVIGRIIGSGIFRTPGPIMALVSCTSLFALVWIIGGIVTIFHAVCYAELVAMMPRSGGPYVYLKAAYGPVWAFLRGWAMFFVSETGAIAAVALVFAEYLNEIWKILFHVPYGHVTEILIALSIIWILTAINLFGVFVSGVFQNIFSAVKITAICVIIGVSFTTSGSIGHFTSPFLPEGFSWATVLAVGAALRLSFFAFSGWEGATYIAEEVKNPRRNLPLSLLLGIAGVMVLFLGTNAAYIYQLPVRVIAETHGIAAEAMKAALGGAGGILISLAVMASTFGNVSTQILCKARTWQAMARDDLFFTKLGILHERYRTPNNSLLAQAAWASVILLGMLSVYLLFDIRSSASYETIIAFFSATGTIFNIMTIYSLVIFRKKYPDALRPYKAWLYPYSIFAVLLLLLLYLVVTLITAPVPSLLGLILMSTGLVYYRWKTKALKKISG